From Cotesia glomerata isolate CgM1 linkage group LG2, MPM_Cglom_v2.3, whole genome shotgun sequence, a single genomic window includes:
- the LOC123259435 gene encoding cyclin-dependent kinase 8, protein MMDYDFKVKTQKERTKVEDLFEFEGCKVGRGTYGHVYKARRKEGVSDSEFKSRPDTKDFGLKQIEGTGLSMSACREIALLRELKHINVITLIRVFLSHNDRKVSLLFDFAEHDLWHIIKFHRAAKASKKPVMVPKGMVKSLLHQILNGIHYLHSNWVLHRDLKPANILVMGEGNERGRVKIADMGFARLFNAPLKPLADLDPVVVTFWYRAPELLLGARHYTKAIDIWAIGCIFAELLTSEPIFHCRQEDIKTSNPYHHDQLDRIFNVMGFPLEKDWEDIKKMPEHPTLLKDFKRSNYANCSLTKYMDRHKIKPDSKAFSLLQKLLMMDPNKRITSEQSMQDPYFSEDPQPTQDIFAGCPIPYPKREFLTDDDTDEKTENKARQNQQQTQPNQPQQGNNEHNHGQNPKRPRLGTHGAPEFHQHQSHAITHQQPPGMVYSTAQPTQPANFHQRY, encoded by the exons ATGATGGATTATGACTTCAAAGTAAAGACACAAAAAGAGAGGACCAAAGTCGAGGATTTATTCGAGTTTGAGGGGTGTAAAGTCGGCAGAGGTACTTATGGACACGTATACAAAGCTCGCCGAAAAGAAGG GGTGTCGGATAGTGAATTTAAATCCAGGCCAGACACGAAAGATTTCGGGCTGAAACAAATCGAAGGAACTGGACTCTCGATGTCTGCCTGCAGAGAAATCGCT ttactCAGGGAATTGAAGCATATCAATGTTATTACACTTATTAGGGTATTTCTCTCACACAACGACAGGAAAGTATCATTACTATTCGACTTTGCTGAACATGACCTCTGG cacataattaaatttcacagAGCTGCTAAAGCTAGCAAAAAGCCAGTGATGGTACCAAAGGGTATGGTCAAGTCGTTATTGCATCAAATTCTTAATGGTATTCATTATTTACATTCCAATTGGGTTCTTCACAGAGACTTG AAACCAGCAAATATTTTAGTAATGGGTGAAGGAAATGAGAGGGGTAGAGTTAAAATAGCGGATATGGGATTCGCAAGATTATTTAACGCTCCTTTAAAACCTCTCGCTGATCTTGATCCTGTTGTTGTTACATTTTGGTACAGAGCACCTGAATTATTATTAGGAGCGAGGCATTATACAAAAGCAATCG aTATATGGGCTATTGGTTGTATATTTGCTGAATTATTAACTTCCGAGCCAATATTTCATTGTAGACAAGAAGATATTAAAACTAGTAATCCGTATCATCACGACCAGTTAGATCG tatttttaatgtaatggGCTTTCCTTTGGAGAAGGACTGGGaggacattaaaaaaatgcccGAACATCCTACATTATTAAAAGACTTCAAGCGTTCCAA ttaTGCTAATTGTTCACTTACCAAGTATATGGATCGCCATAAAATAAAACCAGACAGCAAAGCGTTTAGTTTg ttacaaaaattattaatgatggATCCAAATAAACGGATAACATCTGAGCAATCGATGCAAGACCCCTATTTCTCAGAAGATCCACAACCGACTCAAGa tATTTTTGCTGGGTGTCCAATTCCGTATCCGAAGCGGGAATTCCTCACGGATGACGATACCGATGAAAAGACTGAAAACAAAGCTCGTCAAAACCAGCAGCAAACG CAACCGAATCAACCGCAGCAAGGAAATAATGAACATAATCATGGTCAAAATCCAAAACGACCGAGACTGGGCACTCACGGCGCTCCCGAGTTCCACCAACATCAGAGTCATGCGATAACTCACCAGCAGCCTCCTGGGATGGTTTACTCGACGGCTCAGCCAACTCAGCCTGCTAACTTTCATCAGCGCTACTAG
- the LOC123259439 gene encoding histone acetyltransferase type B catalytic subunit codes for MMDDTTTARLQGYVVDSNEVLEFKLVRDERDLEDAETSFAPEMSHQVFGDSETIFGFKDLKIKLYYSAGSLETYLGMSYSEKLPKGMFEGVEADDVLPKIKDKLAPQVHDNLDSFIKALTKDDTFRPAGELIHSFTATDEEEKTRNFEVYKADMTCKGFKEYHQRLQTFLLWYIDAASFIDIDDDQWHYFNMFEKFTSTSGSARYATVGFATVYQYYAYPNHTRPRIAQILVLPPFQGLGLGANLLRAMYRQYIGDNQVKDITVEDPSPDFQRVRDYVDALNCATLPAFGREFLQNKFNKAMALEAREKFKINKRQARRIYEILRLKVTDLSNENEYRDYRLEVKKRLNVPYKRERRDLKKLESVVKSLDKKETSNVILLPNEQRIQALEKEYRALEEEYKKVIKRLDETSEQ; via the exons atgaTGGATGACACGACAACCGCACGTTTGCAAGGCTACGTGGTTGACAGCAATGAAGTTCTGGAGTTCAAACTAGTCCGAGACGAACGAGATCTCGAGGATGCGGAAACTTCGTTTGCTCCTGAGATGTCCCACCAGGTCTTCGGAGACAGTGAGACCATCTTCGGTTTTaaggatttaaaaataaagctgTACTATTCTGCTGGGTCTCTAGAAACTTATCTGGGTATGAGTTATTCTGAAAAATTGCCAAAAGGAATGTTTGAGGGAGTTGAAGCTGATGACGTTCTGCCTAAGATAAAAGACAAGTTGGCTCCTCAGGTTCATGATAACTTGGATTCATTTATAAAAGCTTTGACTAAAGATGACACTTTTAGACCAGCTGGAGAACTCATACATTCATTCACTGCTACAG atgaagaagaaaaaactCGTAACTTTGAAGTTTACAAAGCAGATATGACTTGCAAAGGATTCAAGGAATATCATCAACGATTGCAGACATTTTTACTGTGGTATATCGACGCAGCGAGTTTTATAGACATTGATGACGACCAGTGGCATTATTTTAacatgtttgaaaaatttacatcTACTTCTGGGTCTGCACGTTACGCAACTGTCGGTTTTGCTACTGTTTATCAATATTACGCTTATCCTAATCACACAAGACCGCGTATTGCTCAAATTCTTGTCTTACCGCCCTTCCAAGGTCTTGGATTAGGCGCTAATTTACTGAGAGCCATGTACCGGCAATACATCGGCGATAATCAAGTCAAAGACATTActg tgGAAGATCCTTCTCCTGACTTTCAACGAGTAAGAGACTACGTCGACGCACTGAATTGCGCAACTCTCCCGGCTTTCGGACGagaatttcttcaaaataaattcaacaaaGCTATGGCTCTAGAGGCGagggaaaaatttaaaattaacaagcGACAAGCTAGGAGAATTTATGAAATCTTGAGGCTAAAAGTCACAGACCTCTCTAACGAGAACGAGTACCGTGATTACAGGCTTGAAGTAAAGAAACGTCTGAATGTTCCTTACAAACGCGAGCGCAGAgatcttaaaaaattggagTCTGTTGTCAAGAGTCTGGATAAAAAAGAAACTAGCAACGTGATCCTTTTGCCCAATGAACAGCGCATTCAAGCACTCGAAAAGGAGTACCGTGCGCTCGAAGAAGAGTACAAGAAAGTTATAAAACGTCTTGACGAAACTTCCGAgcagtaa